Proteins encoded by one window of Desulfomonilia bacterium:
- a CDS encoding response regulator transcription factor — MAFLIAAVDDEPDILHLVSLHLKKAGFEVAGFHDAFSFRKFIAGIRKPDLILLDLMLPDADGMEICKALKSDDETKEIPVVMLTAKSMESDKVTGLDTGADDYITKPFSPREMVARVKAVLRRTGGLPQGIIRIGDLIEIDHERFRVTVKGEAVTLTAVEFKILAFLAANRGKVFSRERILDHLWGNEKAVIDRTVDVHIKNLREKLGEGASLIQNVRGVGYRIEE, encoded by the coding sequence ATGGCATTTTTAATAGCGGCAGTGGATGACGAACCGGATATCCTGCATCTTGTAAGCCTGCATCTTAAAAAGGCTGGCTTTGAGGTCGCCGGTTTCCATGACGCCTTCAGCTTCAGGAAGTTCATTGCAGGGATCAGAAAGCCCGACCTCATACTGCTTGACCTGATGCTGCCCGATGCCGACGGCATGGAAATATGCAAAGCTCTCAAATCCGACGATGAGACAAAGGAAATCCCTGTGGTCATGCTTACAGCCAAAAGCATGGAGTCCGACAAGGTGACAGGCCTCGATACCGGGGCCGATGACTATATCACCAAACCCTTTTCCCCGCGTGAAATGGTGGCCCGTGTAAAAGCGGTACTCAGGAGGACCGGGGGATTGCCGCAGGGAATAATAAGAATAGGAGACCTGATCGAAATCGACCATGAGCGTTTCAGGGTGACGGTCAAAGGTGAAGCCGTCACTTTGACTGCCGTCGAATTCAAGATACTGGCCTTTCTGGCCGCCAACAGGGGGAAGGTATTTTCAAGGGAAAGGATACTGGATCATTTATGGGGAAACGAAAAAGCGGTCATTGACCGTACCGTCGATGTACATATAAAAAACCTTAGAGAAAAGCTCGGAGAGGGCGCATCTCTCATCCAGAATGTCAGGGGTGTGGGATACAGGATTGAAGAATGA
- a CDS encoding DeoR/GlpR family DNA-binding transcription regulator yields MLTYRQNKILEFVHKNGFCAVEELAQHLNTSAMTVRRDFIALEKERLITRVHGGAIPVENLLVSTHIASRINQHISEKRKIAAYAASIIERDDTVFVDAGSTCSYLAESFPENRSITVITHSLNIINILKNKVGINIICTGGSFEEREGAFGGPITESCLSGFYVNKSFIGAAGISLEMGCASNNVNESKIKGVMHAHARESYILADASKFSSPAFHTFLPMEHTKNIITDGSLSPAVMKQYKKAGVKIIIAR; encoded by the coding sequence ATGCTGACATACAGACAGAATAAAATACTGGAATTCGTGCACAAAAACGGCTTTTGTGCGGTGGAAGAGCTTGCCCAGCACCTGAACACTTCTGCCATGACTGTCAGACGCGATTTTATTGCGCTGGAGAAGGAACGGCTTATTACACGGGTGCATGGGGGTGCAATACCGGTCGAGAATCTTCTGGTAAGCACCCATATCGCCAGCCGCATCAATCAGCACATAAGCGAAAAACGGAAGATCGCGGCGTATGCAGCTTCCATTATCGAACGGGATGATACGGTCTTTGTCGATGCAGGTTCAACATGCTCCTATCTGGCCGAGTCTTTTCCGGAAAACCGCTCCATCACCGTCATCACCCATTCGCTGAACATCATAAATATCCTGAAAAACAAGGTGGGCATAAATATCATCTGCACAGGAGGAAGCTTTGAAGAACGTGAAGGGGCATTCGGTGGCCCCATAACGGAATCCTGTCTTTCAGGCTTCTATGTGAACAAGTCCTTTATAGGGGCAGCGGGTATCTCTCTCGAAATGGGTTGTGCATCGAACAATGTCAATGAATCGAAAATCAAAGGAGTAATGCATGCACATGCGAGAGAGAGCTATATCCTGGCCGACGCATCCAAATTCTCTTCTCCTGCCTTCCACACCTTTCTGCCCATGGAGCATACGAAGAACATCATTACAGACGGGTCCCTTTCTCCGGCAGTAATGAAGCAATATAAAAAGGCCGGTGTAAAAATAATCATCGCAAGATGA
- a CDS encoding beta-galactosidase, whose protein sequence is MMGEKEFQFGVDYHPEHADRSLWESDARRMAEMGVRLVRMMEFAWIILEPQEGCYDFSLFDEVIDIFARHGIKSVLGTPTATPPVWLAEKHPDIIRISIDGKVRQFGTRRECCYNSGHYHGASLSIVESIARHFGKNQNVVGWQIDNELGHEGTDICICGNCKEKWHAWLRKKFESVQKMNETWGTVFWGTTYSSFEQVPIPTEQPLPHNAGLQLDYYRFCSDSAVNFVDDQIAMLRKHIAPEQWISHNFYIPPVCNIIDHARMAENMDFAGYSNYPVWGDQDEPFPYYFNSYAFAAIRGFKDRNNFTIFEQFAEAQGHVCLGYLPPYEEIVLWTNHAIVHGADRLFYFPWRTSRFGSEQLGYGILDSDNSESERYFRLKKNIIDNREVHDKIVRSSIITPACLLYDKDNMRVLWDQYLSKGLYEKPTPYVQAGYELELTRWFAPYVLFNINADVKKPSQVDLSRYSIISLPMYQMADPEFVERIEKWVHEGGTLVLGWRAGTRDMKNFAITDSLPGLFSKLAGVKIKRFESLNRNKVKIKIGLIPAKGEVWADLLEPVSAKAIAYYSDRKKHYSGTAAVTRNNYGKGTVYYLGTSPDPLGLFVLFRKIFKKAGLKPEFNGNGVEVVHRMGDDGKKFRVVLNHTPKSKLISGKWIKPYGMLIL, encoded by the coding sequence ATGATGGGAGAAAAAGAGTTTCAGTTTGGTGTGGATTATCATCCGGAACATGCTGACAGGTCGTTGTGGGAATCGGATGCAAGGCGGATGGCGGAAATGGGCGTCAGGCTGGTGCGCATGATGGAATTCGCATGGATCATTCTGGAACCTCAGGAAGGGTGCTATGACTTTTCACTCTTTGATGAGGTCATAGATATTTTTGCCAGGCATGGCATCAAATCCGTGCTTGGGACTCCCACCGCTACACCTCCGGTGTGGCTTGCTGAAAAACATCCCGATATCATCCGGATTTCCATAGACGGCAAGGTGCGGCAGTTCGGCACGCGCCGCGAATGCTGCTACAATTCCGGGCATTACCATGGGGCAAGCCTTTCAATTGTGGAGAGCATCGCACGGCACTTCGGGAAAAATCAGAATGTCGTCGGATGGCAGATCGACAACGAACTGGGACATGAGGGTACTGATATCTGCATATGCGGGAACTGCAAAGAAAAATGGCATGCATGGCTCAGAAAAAAATTTGAGTCCGTTCAAAAAATGAACGAGACCTGGGGTACGGTCTTCTGGGGCACGACATATTCTTCCTTTGAACAGGTTCCAATACCGACTGAACAGCCTTTGCCGCACAATGCAGGACTTCAGCTCGACTACTACCGATTCTGTTCCGACTCGGCGGTAAATTTCGTCGATGATCAGATAGCAATGCTGAGAAAACACATCGCCCCTGAACAATGGATAAGCCACAACTTTTACATACCGCCTGTGTGCAACATCATTGATCATGCCCGGATGGCGGAAAACATGGATTTTGCCGGTTACAGCAATTATCCGGTGTGGGGGGATCAGGACGAACCGTTCCCGTATTACTTCAACTCCTATGCATTTGCCGCGATCCGCGGCTTCAAGGACAGAAACAATTTCACAATCTTCGAACAGTTCGCTGAGGCTCAAGGCCATGTGTGCCTGGGATATCTTCCTCCTTATGAGGAAATTGTGCTGTGGACCAACCATGCGATCGTTCACGGCGCTGACAGGCTGTTCTACTTTCCATGGAGAACATCGCGCTTCGGCTCGGAACAGCTCGGCTACGGAATTCTGGATTCCGACAATTCCGAATCAGAGAGATACTTTAGGCTCAAGAAAAACATAATCGATAACAGGGAAGTTCATGATAAAATAGTCAGGAGTTCAATCATAACACCGGCCTGTCTTCTCTATGACAAGGATAACATGCGTGTTCTCTGGGATCAGTATCTCTCAAAAGGGCTTTACGAAAAACCTACGCCATATGTTCAGGCTGGATATGAGCTTGAACTCACGAGATGGTTTGCGCCGTATGTATTGTTCAACATAAATGCCGATGTGAAAAAGCCGTCACAGGTCGATCTTTCAAGATATTCGATCATCAGCCTTCCCATGTACCAGATGGCCGACCCTGAGTTTGTCGAACGGATAGAAAAATGGGTGCATGAAGGCGGGACCCTTGTCCTGGGATGGCGCGCCGGAACCCGCGATATGAAAAATTTTGCGATAACCGACAGCCTTCCGGGGCTCTTTTCCAAACTGGCTGGGGTGAAAATCAAAAGGTTCGAATCCCTCAACAGGAACAAAGTGAAGATAAAAATTGGACTGATCCCGGCAAAGGGCGAAGTCTGGGCCGATCTGCTGGAGCCGGTTTCAGCAAAGGCTATTGCTTACTACAGTGACAGGAAGAAGCATTACAGCGGGACGGCGGCTGTTACAAGGAATAATTACGGCAAGGGCACTGTTTACTATCTCGGGACTTCGCCTGACCCTCTCGGACTTTTTGTTCTGTTCAGAAAAATATTCAAAAAAGCAGGACTCAAGCCTGAATTCAACGGTAACGGTGTTGAAGTTGTCCACCGCATGGGTGATGATGGAAAAAAATTCAGGGTCGTCCTGAATCACACTCCAAAATCGAAACTGATTTCAGGCAAATGGATTAAACCTTACGGGATGCTGATTTTATAG
- a CDS encoding fucose isomerase, whose translation MQNMPDVKIGLIAVSRDCFPASLSEARRTKVAGICSMRKLPVIELKTIVEAEQDIPAALDEINNSGINALVLYLGNFGPEGPASLLVQGFGGPVMIAAAAEESSGNLMDGRGDAYCGMLSLSYNFGLRGLKPYIPEYPMGEPEEIADMIAEFIPVSRIHIGLKNLKIFTFGPRPHDFLTCNAPIKPLYDLGVEIMENSELDLLKCYQDAEGSPGIKAIVKDMSKELGGNPYPDLLPRLAQYELALSQFVRDNLGVCSWGVMANKCWPAFEKYFGFVPCYVNSRLASQGMPVACETDVYGALSEYMAMCATDLPATILDINNTVPADMISGSKKVIKNYRMTDLFMGFHCGNTPYACMAGAKLTHHFLMNRLIENGKEPDTTRGVLQGALRPGDVTVFRLQSTADTMLKAYIAEGEVLDVNPRSFGGTGVFAVSGMARFYRHVLIEHKFPHHTAVAFSHAGRPLFSALKMLGISGIFYNLPQGVRYPSENPFQK comes from the coding sequence ATGCAGAACATGCCGGATGTTAAAATAGGTTTGATAGCCGTCAGCCGTGACTGTTTCCCGGCCTCTCTTTCAGAGGCGCGGCGGACAAAGGTCGCCGGGATTTGCAGCATGAGGAAGCTGCCTGTCATCGAGCTGAAAACGATTGTTGAAGCCGAGCAGGATATCCCTGCCGCTCTGGATGAGATAAATAATTCGGGAATCAACGCCCTCGTTCTTTATCTGGGGAATTTCGGTCCTGAGGGACCTGCAAGTCTGCTTGTTCAGGGTTTTGGCGGCCCGGTGATGATAGCAGCTGCGGCCGAGGAGTCTTCGGGAAACCTCATGGATGGAAGGGGCGATGCTTACTGCGGTATGCTCAGTCTTTCTTATAACTTCGGATTGCGCGGGCTTAAACCGTACATCCCCGAATATCCCATGGGCGAACCTGAAGAGATTGCTGACATGATCGCTGAATTCATACCTGTTTCAAGGATTCATATCGGGCTAAAAAATCTGAAGATATTTACATTCGGACCGCGGCCTCACGATTTTCTCACATGCAATGCCCCGATCAAGCCTCTGTATGATCTGGGTGTGGAGATCATGGAAAACAGCGAACTCGATCTGCTTAAGTGCTATCAGGACGCAGAGGGAAGCCCCGGGATAAAAGCAATTGTCAAAGACATGTCAAAAGAGCTTGGAGGCAATCCCTATCCTGATCTCCTGCCGAGGCTGGCTCAATATGAATTGGCCCTTTCGCAATTCGTACGGGACAATCTTGGCGTCTGTTCCTGGGGCGTAATGGCAAACAAATGCTGGCCTGCATTTGAGAAATATTTCGGTTTTGTCCCATGCTATGTGAATTCAAGACTTGCGTCGCAGGGAATGCCGGTCGCCTGTGAAACAGATGTCTATGGGGCATTGAGCGAGTATATGGCAATGTGCGCGACAGACCTCCCCGCCACAATACTGGACATCAACAATACCGTGCCTGCTGATATGATCTCGGGCTCTAAAAAGGTCATAAAAAATTATCGGATGACCGACCTCTTCATGGGGTTTCATTGCGGCAATACGCCATATGCATGCATGGCCGGGGCAAAGCTTACGCATCACTTTCTCATGAACCGTCTTATAGAAAACGGAAAAGAGCCCGATACCACCCGTGGCGTTCTTCAGGGTGCTTTAAGGCCGGGTGATGTAACGGTTTTCAGGCTTCAGTCCACAGCAGACACCATGCTCAAGGCCTATATCGCCGAAGGCGAAGTGCTTGATGTCAATCCCCGCTCGTTCGGAGGCACCGGTGTCTTTGCCGTTTCCGGGATGGCACGATTTTACCGCCATGTGCTCATCGAGCACAAGTTCCCGCATCATACTGCTGTCGCATTCAGCCATGCGGGTCGTCCGCTGTTCTCAGCCCTTAAGATGCTTGGAATCTCCGGGATATTTTATAACCTCCCGCAGGGAGTTCGTTATCCGTCGGAGAATCCGTTTCAGAAATGA
- a CDS encoding class II fructose-bisphosphate aldolase produces the protein MPLQSMISELKKAQREQYAVPLFNFCEMTAVEGIVAALEERKAPGILGIYTHLIDDRKIGAYVSFVREICKDVTVPVSLMLDHGTSFEQCMRALAFGFTDVMLDGSKLPLDENIAANRIVVRAAHAVGAGVEAEVGHVGSGQEYTAFGSQRRGFTDPAEAERFVAESGVDCLAVAFGTAHGVYQGEPRLDLELVQTIRERVEVPLVLHGGSGLSEAQFTGSIDAGIAKINIGTDLVLASTKKMQDAAGKSGSDYHKIIQGAREAHYERCLYYLDLFRTSGKAAQQQSKQAFMNGGKGEKHAEHAGC, from the coding sequence ATGCCGCTTCAATCAATGATCAGTGAACTCAAAAAAGCGCAAAGAGAACAATATGCCGTTCCGCTGTTCAATTTCTGTGAAATGACTGCCGTCGAAGGAATAGTGGCTGCACTCGAGGAGCGTAAGGCTCCAGGGATACTGGGAATCTACACACATTTGATAGATGATCGTAAAATAGGCGCGTATGTCAGCTTTGTTCGCGAAATATGCAAGGACGTCACGGTTCCGGTATCGCTGATGCTGGATCACGGGACGAGCTTCGAGCAGTGCATGCGTGCTCTTGCATTCGGGTTCACCGATGTCATGCTGGACGGGTCGAAACTGCCGCTTGATGAGAACATCGCAGCCAACAGAATTGTCGTGAGAGCCGCACATGCCGTTGGCGCAGGTGTCGAAGCGGAAGTCGGCCATGTCGGCAGCGGCCAGGAATACACAGCTTTCGGTTCGCAACGCCGGGGCTTTACCGATCCTGCCGAAGCAGAACGCTTCGTGGCCGAGAGCGGTGTCGATTGTCTGGCCGTGGCGTTCGGGACCGCGCATGGCGTCTATCAGGGTGAACCCAGGCTTGACCTCGAACTTGTGCAGACGATTCGTGAACGGGTTGAGGTACCGCTCGTGCTCCACGGGGGGAGCGGTCTGAGCGAGGCCCAGTTCACGGGGTCTATTGATGCGGGCATTGCCAAGATAAATATCGGCACCGACCTGGTGCTGGCATCGACCAAGAAGATGCAGGATGCGGCCGGAAAAAGCGGCTCCGATTACCACAAAATTATCCAGGGGGCCAGGGAAGCGCATTACGAGAGATGCCTCTATTATCTCGATCTGTTCCGCACGTCAGGAAAAGCGGCGCAGCAGCAATCTAAGCAGGCCTTCATGAATGGCGGCAAAGGAGAAAAGCATGCAGAACATGCCGGATGTTAA
- a CDS encoding carbohydrate kinase family protein, translating to MRNPEIIGMGLRCVDIVMSCTEMPTWEKGGLVDAFTMQGGGPAGTAMVAASRLGAVTGYIGTIGNDLISEIKRNSLTMYDVDISRIVKRPFPENQVIFVYVNKETGERVFALLANYLENPVMPAELDRDYLTSAEYLLLDGVYPEASLQAARWMREAGKTVVIDMWKTNEAVPDWKRELVTLTDIVICGEGFAAAYSGEHDILKAGRAMLADGPRIVVETVGERGCYTMTENEAFHTPAFDVTVVNTTGAGDVFHGAYITGLLKGWDLKTVARFATAVSALTCTRLGGHDRFPVYDEVKSFLKMHNIELPK from the coding sequence ATGAGAAATCCGGAAATCATAGGCATGGGTCTAAGATGTGTAGATATAGTCATGTCATGTACGGAAATGCCGACATGGGAAAAGGGCGGCCTGGTTGACGCTTTCACGATGCAGGGAGGCGGACCTGCGGGGACGGCCATGGTTGCGGCCTCACGTCTCGGGGCCGTTACCGGTTATATCGGCACGATCGGCAATGATTTAATATCGGAGATAAAAAGAAATTCGCTGACGATGTATGATGTGGACATCAGCCGTATCGTTAAAAGACCTTTTCCGGAGAACCAGGTTATCTTCGTTTATGTCAACAAGGAGACCGGAGAGCGCGTCTTCGCTCTGCTTGCAAACTATCTCGAGAATCCCGTAATGCCTGCCGAGCTTGACCGGGACTACCTTACCTCGGCCGAATATCTTCTTCTTGACGGCGTTTATCCCGAAGCAAGTCTTCAGGCGGCCCGATGGATGCGTGAAGCAGGCAAGACAGTGGTGATAGACATGTGGAAGACCAATGAAGCGGTACCTGACTGGAAAAGGGAGCTTGTCACCCTGACCGACATAGTAATCTGCGGGGAGGGTTTTGCCGCCGCATATTCAGGCGAACATGATATCTTGAAGGCAGGCCGGGCGATGCTGGCCGATGGCCCACGCATTGTCGTTGAAACGGTGGGAGAGCGCGGCTGCTATACGATGACTGAGAACGAGGCCTTCCATACCCCTGCCTTCGATGTGACTGTCGTGAACACAACCGGCGCGGGAGACGTCTTTCACGGTGCATATATAACGGGGTTGCTCAAAGGATGGGACCTGAAGACTGTCGCACGCTTCGCCACAGCGGTTTCTGCATTGACATGCACGCGACTGGGCGGTCATGACCGTTTTCCTGTTTATGATGAAGTTAAGTCCTTTCTGAAAATGCATAACATTGAACTGCCAAAATAA
- a CDS encoding EFR1 family ferrodoxin (N-terminal region resembles flavodoxins. C-terminal ferrodoxin region binds two 4Fe-4S clusters.), protein MTKPFRTGIAVFSGTGNTAHVAGLLAKNLAAKGAEVEIKNIDSKMFVQGNSPYVDFIPGSYDIAGIGHPVLGFGPSPLVLKFAEAIPEGKGRMFIFKSAADNHVINNSASEDLIEILKSKGYDVFHDFLYVMPCNWIFKYERRFSLQILDEAEIKAARHADELTAGVRSEMPVFSGWRAVARFFHFLESNYGRKLFGRALLATQKCSHCGTCIKNCPAGNIRKENDKIVFDEDCLFCMRCVYGCPESAITAPGLNWCIVKGGYRLSDYEGAADADRTFITENSRGYWRHFYDYFR, encoded by the coding sequence ATGACTAAACCATTCAGGACAGGGATAGCGGTATTCTCGGGAACAGGCAATACGGCCCATGTGGCTGGACTGCTCGCAAAAAACCTCGCTGCAAAAGGCGCGGAAGTCGAGATTAAGAATATCGACTCGAAGATGTTTGTCCAGGGGAACAGCCCATACGTGGATTTCATACCCGGCAGCTACGATATCGCAGGAATCGGCCACCCGGTGCTGGGATTCGGGCCTTCCCCTCTCGTTCTTAAATTCGCAGAGGCCATTCCTGAAGGTAAAGGCCGGATGTTCATCTTCAAATCCGCCGCGGACAACCACGTGATAAACAACTCGGCGTCCGAAGATCTGATAGAGATCCTCAAAAGCAAGGGCTATGACGTCTTCCACGACTTTCTCTATGTCATGCCCTGCAACTGGATATTTAAATATGAGCGCCGCTTCAGCCTGCAGATTCTCGACGAGGCTGAAATAAAGGCGGCCCGGCACGCTGATGAACTCACAGCTGGCGTAAGGTCGGAAATGCCCGTCTTCAGCGGATGGAGGGCTGTCGCACGCTTTTTTCATTTTCTCGAATCAAACTATGGCAGGAAACTGTTCGGCAGGGCGCTCTTGGCCACTCAAAAATGCAGCCACTGTGGGACATGCATAAAAAACTGTCCGGCAGGCAACATCCGAAAGGAAAACGATAAAATCGTTTTCGACGAGGATTGCCTCTTCTGCATGCGGTGCGTATACGGCTGCCCGGAATCGGCCATAACAGCGCCGGGACTCAACTGGTGCATTGTCAAGGGAGGCTACAGATTGAGCGATTATGAGGGTGCCGCTGACGCGGACCGCACCTTCATCACGGAAAACAGCCGCGGATACTGGCGGCACTTTTATGATTATTTCAGATAG
- a CDS encoding Gfo/Idh/MocA family oxidoreductase — protein sequence MAKNRYGICLIGCGMIGHVHAKQWGNHSDRADLYVCDSNENLAVKIAAENNAAGIFKTMDEALTDERIDALDICLPHHLHYGASMKAFDAGKHVFIEKPIANSLSEADAMIEKAAASGLVLAVLENFRYEPGVVRASELMAAGLIGEPFMINIHELSGYINMLACMKTYEWRMKAETGGGGVLFDRGIHLMAMANVLGGPVKSIYATTRCPDKKWDVDEASIITLTHENGIMTSIILTWNARIAPLVPMMAIYGNAGSIIESPEKRLPGHLQFEIAEIKVFSEKVKEYYHGVDPAVICGIKEYMKNLADDELPDAVIDKTFATGVTMDIVEEFAGYNVYSEAMKDFINCLDTGKPPRVGGREARSDIELVFAVYESARTGRAVFLKQEW from the coding sequence ATGGCAAAAAACAGATACGGCATATGTCTTATAGGTTGTGGAATGATAGGACATGTCCATGCAAAACAATGGGGCAATCACAGTGACAGGGCCGACCTTTATGTCTGTGACTCCAACGAAAATCTTGCGGTAAAAATAGCAGCTGAAAACAATGCGGCCGGCATCTTCAAAACAATGGATGAAGCGCTGACTGACGAGCGTATAGATGCACTCGACATCTGCCTTCCCCACCATCTGCACTACGGTGCCTCGATGAAAGCCTTCGATGCAGGAAAGCATGTCTTTATTGAAAAGCCCATTGCCAATTCGCTGTCAGAGGCAGACGCAATGATCGAAAAAGCCGCTGCATCGGGCCTCGTATTGGCCGTTCTGGAAAACTTCAGGTACGAACCAGGTGTTGTCAGGGCCTCTGAACTCATGGCTGCGGGCCTGATCGGCGAACCCTTCATGATAAACATACACGAGCTTTCAGGCTACATAAACATGCTGGCATGCATGAAGACGTACGAGTGGCGCATGAAAGCCGAAACCGGCGGAGGCGGCGTACTCTTCGACAGGGGCATTCATCTGATGGCCATGGCGAATGTGCTGGGCGGGCCTGTTAAAAGCATTTATGCAACGACCAGATGCCCGGATAAAAAATGGGATGTCGATGAAGCCTCGATCATAACGCTCACGCATGAAAACGGTATAATGACCAGCATAATACTCACATGGAACGCGCGCATTGCGCCCTTGGTGCCGATGATGGCCATATACGGGAACGCCGGCAGCATAATCGAGTCGCCGGAGAAAAGGCTGCCCGGACATCTTCAGTTCGAGATAGCCGAGATCAAGGTATTCAGCGAAAAGGTGAAGGAATACTATCACGGCGTCGATCCCGCTGTGATCTGCGGTATCAAGGAATACATGAAGAACCTGGCCGATGATGAGCTGCCGGATGCGGTCATCGATAAGACCTTTGCAACCGGTGTCACCATGGATATCGTAGAGGAGTTCGCGGGCTACAACGTCTACAGCGAGGCGATGAAGGATTTCATAAACTGCCTCGATACCGGCAAACCTCCACGCGTAGGCGGCAGAGAAGCCCGTTCGGATATCGAACTGGTATTTGCGGTGTACGAATCAGCAAGGACAGGTCGCGCGGTTTTCCTGAAACAAGAGTGGTAG